A window of Deltaproteobacteria bacterium HGW-Deltaproteobacteria-2 contains these coding sequences:
- the glpK gene encoding glycerol kinase has translation MKKSYILSLDQGTTSSRAILYDRNGNVAGKAQKEFTQIYPKAGWVEHDPMEIWGSQSGVISEILATTAIAPNEIAAIGITNQRETTVVWDRQTGKPVYNAIVWQCRRTAGICDELKSKGLENYIRENTGLVVDAYFSGTKVKWILDNVEGVRKKAQNGELLFGTIDTWLIWNLTKGKVHVTDYSNASRTMLYNIKELKWDKKILKELDIPVSMLPEVKPSSEVYGYTDARLFGVEIPIAGDAGDQQAALFGQACYTPGMVKNTYGTGCFMLMLTGEKLVHSKNGLLTTIAWGINNKVEYALEGSIFVAGAAIQWLRDSMKLIYDAKDSEYFATRVEDSLGVYVVPAFVGLGAPYWDMYARGAILGLTRGTTRNHIIRATLESIAYQTRDVLELMRNECGLDLCELRVDGGACANDFLMQFQSDILGVPVERPKVIETTAMGAAYLAGLAVGFWKDQSMIAQRRKIDRRFNPAMSEDKRQALYDGWKKAVERARHWETEA, from the coding sequence ATGAAAAAATCATATATTTTGTCTCTTGATCAGGGAACTACCAGCTCACGTGCTATCTTATATGACCGTAATGGAAATGTTGCGGGCAAAGCACAAAAAGAATTTACGCAAATCTATCCTAAAGCTGGATGGGTAGAGCATGATCCGATGGAAATATGGGGATCGCAAAGTGGAGTTATTAGCGAAATTCTAGCTACTACCGCCATTGCTCCGAATGAAATAGCCGCCATCGGCATAACAAATCAACGCGAAACAACGGTGGTTTGGGATAGACAAACGGGAAAGCCTGTTTACAATGCTATTGTCTGGCAGTGCCGCCGCACAGCAGGAATATGCGACGAATTAAAATCTAAGGGATTAGAAAATTATATAAGGGAAAACACAGGATTGGTCGTAGATGCTTATTTCTCGGGGACTAAAGTAAAATGGATACTCGACAATGTTGAAGGGGTCAGAAAAAAAGCACAAAACGGCGAGCTGCTTTTCGGCACTATCGATACGTGGCTGATCTGGAATCTGACAAAAGGGAAAGTTCACGTGACCGACTACAGCAATGCTTCCCGCACAATGCTTTATAATATCAAAGAACTGAAATGGGATAAAAAAATATTAAAAGAATTGGACATTCCGGTGTCAATGTTACCGGAAGTAAAGCCTTCCAGTGAGGTTTACGGTTATACGGATGCCCGGCTGTTTGGAGTGGAAATACCCATAGCCGGAGACGCTGGTGATCAGCAGGCGGCCCTTTTCGGACAGGCCTGCTATACTCCGGGCATGGTTAAAAATACATACGGCACAGGCTGCTTTATGCTGATGCTGACGGGTGAAAAGCTTGTTCATTCGAAAAACGGCCTTTTGACCACCATCGCCTGGGGAATAAACAACAAGGTTGAATACGCACTGGAAGGAAGCATTTTTGTTGCCGGCGCCGCCATCCAGTGGCTGCGCGACAGCATGAAACTCATCTATGATGCAAAAGACAGCGAGTATTTTGCGACAAGGGTTGAAGATTCACTCGGTGTTTACGTTGTTCCAGCATTTGTCGGCCTGGGCGCTCCTTACTGGGATATGTATGCGCGCGGCGCGATTCTGGGATTGACCCGGGGAACGACAAGAAATCATATTATCCGCGCGACACTGGAATCCATTGCCTATCAAACCAGGGATGTTCTGGAACTAATGCGCAATGAATGCGGATTGGATTTATGTGAACTGCGCGTGGACGGCGGCGCCTGTGCCAATGATTTTCTAATGCAGTTTCAGTCGGATATTTTGGGCGTTCCCGTGGAACGGCCAAAAGTTATTGAAACCACGGCAATGGGCGCGGCCTATCTGGCGGGTTTGGCGGTGGGCTTCTGGAAGGATCAATCCATGATTGCTCAAAGACGCAAGATAGATCGTCGATTTAATCCGGCAATGAGTGAAGATAAAAGACAGGCGCTCTATGATGGCTGGAAAAAAGCCGTCGAGCGTGCAAGGCACTGGGAAACGGAGGCATAA
- a CDS encoding anaerobic glycerol-3-phosphate dehydrogenase subunit A: MIKTDVIIIGGGATGCGIARDLALRGIPHCLVEKGDFAAGATGACHGLLHSGGRYAVTDPQAARECYEENIILGKIGKKCVEQTGGLFVRLPGDSKRFREVFLRGCENVGIPAESISSTKAFELVPNLNREIEEAIKVPDCSIDPFRLCLLNIRTSQLQGGIIFTRHKVTEIIKSHGRCIGIKAIDQTTGTIKEIHGNIIVNATGAWANMVASLAGCEVPMTLVKGSLVITNHRLTNMVINRLRQPADGDIVVPNEAVCLAGTTSLAVEDPDKIDTASDEVDTIIGEAGKMIPHFNNTRIIRAFSGVRPLLKSGKTDSHEISRGFQIINHENGLYSIVGGKLSTFRLMAEKMVDTIMVSFNLKKHCETAEIPLDGQEELSGYPLSKRLADIKNIVCECELVTRQDVERIIKQTSTRNVGDIQHRTRLGMGPCQGGFCTFRALGIMNDMSVISPEQSMEILRSFLQRRYRGIRHALWGDQLREEQLVEYIYLGILAMEKSE, translated from the coding sequence ATGATTAAAACGGATGTGATAATAATCGGTGGTGGAGCGACTGGATGCGGGATCGCCAGAGATCTGGCATTGCGCGGCATTCCTCATTGTCTTGTGGAAAAGGGCGACTTTGCGGCGGGAGCCACAGGTGCCTGCCATGGTCTTCTTCACAGCGGAGGAAGATATGCGGTTACCGACCCGCAGGCTGCCCGCGAATGTTACGAAGAAAATATTATACTCGGGAAAATCGGTAAAAAATGCGTCGAACAAACAGGAGGACTTTTTGTTCGCCTGCCCGGCGATTCCAAACGTTTCCGGGAAGTATTTCTCAGAGGTTGTGAAAACGTCGGGATTCCCGCAGAATCTATCTCTTCAACCAAAGCTTTTGAACTAGTGCCCAACCTGAATCGGGAAATCGAAGAGGCTATTAAAGTACCAGATTGTTCTATTGATCCGTTCCGCCTTTGCCTGCTCAATATTCGAACTTCTCAGCTTCAGGGCGGTATTATTTTCACGCGACATAAGGTTACGGAAATTATCAAATCACACGGCCGTTGTATCGGCATCAAAGCTATCGATCAGACCACAGGAACTATCAAAGAAATTCACGGCAATATTATCGTAAACGCAACCGGTGCATGGGCTAACATGGTTGCGTCTCTTGCCGGCTGTGAAGTGCCGATGACTCTGGTCAAAGGATCTCTGGTCATCACGAATCATCGTCTGACCAATATGGTAATTAACAGATTAAGACAACCGGCAGACGGCGACATCGTAGTGCCCAATGAAGCTGTTTGTCTGGCCGGAACAACATCGCTTGCCGTGGAAGACCCGGACAAAATAGATACTGCATCCGATGAAGTGGACACCATAATCGGCGAAGCAGGAAAAATGATTCCTCATTTCAATAATACCCGTATTATCCGGGCGTTTTCCGGCGTACGGCCCCTGCTCAAATCCGGTAAAACAGACAGCCATGAGATTTCCCGCGGCTTTCAGATTATCAATCACGAAAACGGCTTATACAGCATTGTGGGAGGAAAGCTTTCGACTTTCAGACTGATGGCAGAAAAGATGGTTGATACCATCATGGTTTCTTTTAATCTCAAAAAACATTGCGAAACTGCAGAAATACCACTTGACGGGCAGGAGGAATTGAGCGGCTACCCTCTCTCCAAACGCCTCGCCGATATAAAAAATATAGTATGTGAATGTGAACTCGTTACCAGACAGGATGTAGAAAGAATAATCAAACAAACCTCAACGCGCAATGTAGGCGATATTCAGCATCGGACGCGCCTGGGCATGGGACCGTGTCAGGGAGGTTTTTGTACTTTCCGCGCGCTCGGCATAATGAATGATATGAGCGTTATATCACCCGAACAATCCATGGAAATACTGCGCAGTTTTCTCCAACGCCGTTATAGAGGAATCAGGCATGCTCTCTGGGGTGATCAACTCCGCGAAGAACAACTGGTGGAATATATATATCTGGGAATTCTGGCCATGGAGAAATCCGAATGA
- the glpB gene encoding anaerobic glycerol-3-phosphate dehydrogenase subunit B, which yields MSVIEYDVVIIGAGVGGLTAGALLSERGFKVALVTTGEPTACLSTGCVDVCSRTDNPLPGIKELPPEHPFHLVDEKIIRESLNYFQTAMKDMGLPYTGSIEKNRFVVSALGTYKTSCLVPSTMEAAPQNNTDSVHIVTFKGLKDFYPGYIVSRRKNTNFSVFDAGVYSIMGIASRFEDKNFFERFIVWMDKLHIDEDKIGLPAVIGLESASEIVNAIATLMAKPVFEIPTIPPSMPGRRLFNALKKYFRKKGGTIYWAWPVIGSEKTGNLIEAVTTYSEGRPNSINARAFILSTGSFVGGGLTAMRDGIVENVFNLPVHISGPRETWFDNDYFSLNHGIGRAGIIVDSSMRPVDSPWENIFLCGGILANTQILKNGCGHGLALATAHTAAKSCAEYLSHDL from the coding sequence ATGAGCGTTATCGAATATGATGTTGTTATCATCGGAGCGGGTGTGGGTGGTCTTACCGCCGGAGCACTTCTTTCCGAACGCGGTTTCAAAGTTGCCCTGGTTACCACCGGAGAACCAACCGCCTGTCTTTCCACCGGCTGCGTTGATGTCTGTTCCCGCACCGACAATCCCCTGCCGGGCATCAAAGAACTACCACCCGAACATCCTTTTCACCTTGTTGACGAAAAGATTATCAGGGAGTCTTTGAATTATTTCCAAACAGCAATGAAGGATATGGGTTTGCCATACACGGGTTCTATCGAAAAAAACCGTTTTGTTGTTTCCGCTCTGGGCACTTATAAAACTTCCTGCCTTGTACCCTCAACAATGGAAGCGGCGCCCCAGAATAACACAGACAGTGTTCATATCGTAACTTTCAAAGGGCTGAAAGATTTTTATCCCGGATATATTGTATCAAGACGCAAGAATACCAATTTCTCAGTATTCGATGCCGGTGTTTACTCCATCATGGGTATCGCCTCCCGTTTCGAGGATAAAAATTTCTTTGAAAGATTTATCGTATGGATGGACAAGCTTCATATTGATGAAGACAAAATCGGTTTGCCGGCCGTTATCGGTCTGGAATCGGCAAGTGAAATTGTTAACGCTATAGCGACTCTCATGGCTAAGCCTGTCTTTGAAATCCCGACTATTCCTCCCTCTATGCCCGGAAGAAGACTTTTTAACGCTTTGAAAAAATATTTCCGTAAAAAAGGCGGCACTATTTACTGGGCATGGCCGGTAATTGGATCAGAAAAAACAGGGAATCTCATTGAAGCAGTGACTACATACTCTGAAGGAAGACCTAACAGCATTAATGCCAGAGCTTTTATTCTAAGCACAGGTTCTTTTGTCGGCGGCGGTTTAACTGCCATGCGTGATGGTATCGTGGAAAATGTGTTTAATCTGCCTGTACACATTTCCGGCCCGCGCGAAACCTGGTTCGATAACGATTATTTTTCTTTGAATCATGGTATAGGCAGAGCAGGCATCATTGTTGATTCATCTATGCGTCCGGTTGATTCTCCCTGGGAGAATATATTCCTTTGCGGTGGAATTCTCGCCAACACTCAAATACTGAAAAACGGCTGCGGTCATGGTCTGGCTCTGGCGACAGCCCATACAGCGGCAAAGTCCTGTGCGGAGTATTTGTCTCATGACCTATGA
- a CDS encoding anaerobic glycerol-3-phosphate dehydrogenase subunit C yields MVWLWRQPIQRQSPVRSICLMTYEHCIRCTICVENCPVFRVNPDFPGPKQAGPDAQRFRSEKEKVQDEWVFLCSQCKRCEMACPCGVEPAQIILREQQRYGKEHPQTAAYLLFANNYYLSTLGSFTAPIANKVASMELGKNFMRKIGISTYLPFPKFSFRTMSKEKKILSKNIKKVAFFYGCFINFYRPDIGKKIVRLLAAMNVDVVLPPQWCCGLPALGNGNLALARYFAQKNASSLSDYIDAGYDIVYTCTSCGLCLLHDYPGIMEIPQGKKIAESSYNLHEYVIKLIDEGYSKPEFEKVKRKVAYHIPCHLRALRIGYPAQKLMSLIPGLECEIFDDTCCGLSGSYGFKEKNEFTAIKIGNRAVSIIKNSGAENIVADCGSCRMQLSGLSGITALDPAEILCESLGIKDQK; encoded by the coding sequence ATGGTCTGGCTCTGGCGACAGCCCATACAGCGGCAAAGTCCTGTGCGGAGTATTTGTCTCATGACCTATGAACATTGCATACGCTGCACAATTTGTGTGGAAAATTGTCCCGTCTTCAGGGTGAATCCTGATTTCCCGGGGCCGAAACAAGCCGGACCTGACGCTCAGCGTTTCCGGTCGGAAAAGGAAAAAGTCCAGGATGAATGGGTTTTCCTGTGCAGCCAATGCAAACGCTGTGAAATGGCCTGTCCGTGCGGTGTGGAACCGGCACAAATTATTCTCCGGGAGCAGCAGAGATACGGCAAGGAACATCCACAGACTGCGGCTTATTTGCTTTTTGCCAACAATTATTATTTAAGCACTCTCGGTTCTTTTACGGCTCCGATAGCAAACAAAGTTGCTTCTATGGAACTGGGCAAGAATTTTATGCGTAAAATAGGAATATCAACATACCTGCCCTTCCCCAAATTCAGTTTCCGGACAATGAGCAAAGAGAAAAAGATTTTGAGTAAAAACATAAAAAAAGTCGCCTTTTTTTACGGATGTTTTATAAATTTCTACCGTCCTGATATTGGGAAAAAAATTGTCCGCCTTCTTGCCGCCATGAATGTGGATGTTGTCCTGCCGCCGCAGTGGTGTTGCGGACTACCCGCGTTGGGGAATGGAAATCTGGCGCTGGCCAGATACTTCGCGCAAAAAAATGCCTCTTCATTATCCGACTACATAGATGCCGGCTATGATATTGTTTATACGTGCACTTCCTGCGGACTTTGCCTTCTTCATGATTACCCCGGTATTATGGAAATTCCGCAGGGTAAAAAAATAGCCGAAAGCAGCTATAATCTTCATGAATATGTTATCAAACTCATTGATGAAGGATACTCCAAACCTGAATTTGAAAAAGTAAAGCGTAAAGTAGCCTATCACATTCCCTGTCATCTCAGAGCACTAAGAATCGGTTATCCGGCCCAGAAACTTATGTCATTGATCCCAGGTTTGGAATGTGAAATTTTTGATGACACCTGCTGCGGACTTTCCGGCAGTTACGGCTTTAAAGAAAAAAACGAGTTCACGGCCATAAAGATTGGTAACAGGGCTGTCTCTATAATCAAAAATTCCGGAGCTGAAAATATTGTTGCGGATTGCGGTTCCTGCCGGATGCAACTAAGTGGGCTCTCCGGTATAACCGCCCTGGATCCAGCGGAGATACTTTGCGAATCTCTTGGTATTAAAGATCAGAAATAA
- a CDS encoding electron transporter RnfE yields MNYGYGYGGMFMWLIFLIVLGIAIYFIIQTLKAKNVVGSEQETPLNILKKRYAKGEINKEEFDRMKKDLE; encoded by the coding sequence ATGAACTATGGTTACGGATACGGAGGTATGTTTATGTGGTTAATATTTTTAATCGTTCTAGGTATAGCGATTTATTTTATAATTCAGACTTTGAAAGCTAAGAATGTTGTTGGTTCGGAGCAGGAAACGCCTCTGAATATTCTTAAAAAACGATATGCCAAGGGCGAGATTAACAAAGAGGAATTCGACCGGATGAAAAAAGATTTGGAATAG
- a CDS encoding 3-hydroxy-5-phosphonooxypentane-2,4-dione thiolase — translation MPDADGIKEAKMFHCDMPQQTQGFFLKGSNSLDWGMKNRLARIFNPVSGRTVMLAIDHGYFQGPTTGLERVDINILPLAPYADTLMLTRGILRSVIPPSSSQAIVLRVSGGASILKELSNEEIAVDIEDSIRLNVCAMAVQVFIGGEYERQSIINMTKMVDIGNRYGIPTLAVTAVGKDMARDAKYFRLACRICAELGAHYIKTYYIDEGFETVTASCPVPIVMAGGKKIPELEALTMAYNAVQKGAAGVDMGRNIFQSDAPIAMIQAVRAIVHNNETPKKAFELFKTLKRSKG, via the coding sequence ATGCCGGATGCGGATGGAATCAAAGAAGCCAAAATGTTTCATTGCGATATGCCTCAGCAAACACAGGGATTTTTTCTCAAAGGATCGAACTCTCTGGATTGGGGAATGAAAAACAGACTGGCCAGGATATTTAATCCAGTCTCCGGCCGGACAGTTATGCTGGCAATAGATCATGGTTATTTCCAGGGACCAACGACCGGCCTGGAAAGGGTTGATATTAATATCCTTCCTTTAGCGCCTTATGCGGATACCCTCATGCTGACAAGGGGAATTCTCCGCAGTGTGATACCACCTTCCTCTTCTCAGGCTATCGTACTGCGGGTTTCCGGAGGTGCCAGCATTCTCAAGGAACTCTCTAATGAAGAAATCGCTGTTGATATCGAAGACTCCATCCGTTTAAATGTCTGCGCCATGGCTGTACAGGTGTTTATCGGCGGTGAATATGAAAGACAGTCTATCATCAACATGACCAAAATGGTTGATATCGGTAACCGTTATGGAATTCCCACTCTCGCGGTCACGGCTGTAGGAAAGGATATGGCCCGCGATGCGAAATATTTTCGTCTGGCTTGTAGAATTTGCGCGGAACTTGGCGCCCACTACATTAAGACATATTATATAGATGAAGGTTTCGAAACCGTAACAGCTTCCTGCCCTGTGCCGATTGTCATGGCCGGCGGCAAGAAGATACCGGAGTTGGAAGCCCTGACCATGGCCTATAATGCCGTTCAAAAAGGTGCCGCCGGTGTGGATATGGGACGTAATATTTTCCAGTCAGATGCGCCGATTGCCATGATTCAAGCCGTGCGTGCTATCGTTCACAACAACGAGACTCCTAAAAAGGCTTTTGAGCTTTTCAAGACTTTGAAAAGATCAAAAGGATGA
- a CDS encoding alcohol dehydrogenase: MKVALWYNNKDIRIKNVPTPKPKQKEMLVKVISCGICGSDIVEWYRLPRAPLVQGHEIGAEVVAVGKSVKKYRPGDRVFIAPKVPCMKCSYCRNGHYPQCSEVKERLPGGFAEYILVPEILIENGTYLLPQDISFDQSTFIEPLACVVRAQRLAGVKKGQTVLVIGCGMSGLLNVKLARTKGCRIIAADINQTKLEIAKQMGADITINAADDISKQLVKESCKKADVVFLCASADSAVEQAWKCVDKGGVVVFFAVPGPDKKVVVPVNDFWMKEITILTSYYCGPPDIVEAMKLIEWRHIVVDDMITHRLPLAKIVKGFQLVTDGRKSIKVIIKPNDG, translated from the coding sequence ATGAAAGTCGCTCTCTGGTATAATAATAAAGATATCCGTATCAAAAATGTGCCGACTCCAAAGCCGAAGCAAAAGGAGATGCTGGTCAAGGTTATTTCCTGCGGCATCTGCGGCAGCGATATTGTAGAATGGTATCGCCTTCCGCGAGCGCCGCTGGTGCAGGGACATGAAATAGGCGCTGAAGTTGTTGCTGTCGGTAAATCAGTAAAGAAATATCGACCGGGTGACCGTGTCTTTATCGCTCCCAAAGTGCCCTGCATGAAATGTTCTTATTGCCGGAATGGGCACTACCCTCAATGTTCAGAAGTTAAAGAACGCCTTCCCGGTGGCTTTGCCGAATATATTCTTGTTCCGGAGATTTTAATAGAAAACGGAACTTATCTGCTTCCTCAAGACATTTCCTTTGATCAAAGCACCTTTATCGAGCCTCTGGCCTGCGTGGTGAGAGCGCAAAGGCTGGCCGGCGTAAAAAAGGGGCAAACCGTTTTGGTCATCGGTTGCGGAATGTCCGGTTTGCTTAACGTTAAACTGGCCCGAACAAAAGGATGCAGGATAATCGCCGCCGACATCAACCAAACAAAACTGGAAATTGCCAAACAAATGGGAGCCGATATTACCATCAATGCGGCGGATGATATTTCAAAGCAATTAGTAAAAGAAAGCTGTAAAAAAGCCGACGTCGTCTTTTTATGCGCCTCAGCTGATTCGGCGGTGGAGCAGGCATGGAAATGCGTGGATAAGGGCGGAGTTGTCGTGTTCTTTGCTGTTCCCGGACCGGATAAAAAAGTGGTTGTTCCGGTTAATGATTTCTGGATGAAGGAAATTACAATTCTCACTTCTTATTATTGCGGGCCACCGGATATTGTCGAAGCAATGAAATTAATAGAATGGCGCCATATTGTCGTGGACGACATGATTACGCACCGGCTTCCTTTAGCAAAAATTGTCAAAGGTTTTCAATTGGTTACAGATGGCAGAAAATCGATTAAGGTGATCATTAAGCCTAATGATGGTTAA
- a CDS encoding chalcone isomerase, translating into MKKLLITLLLTLSLALPCYAITSNGVDFPDTLKAGKTNIIFNGSGIRTKAFLDMYVAALYLTKKQSNYTAILEADEPMAIRINIVSHLISSGTFISATRAGFERTTNGNTAPIKTKIDMLCDAFKDKIKKGSIFDLIYVPGEGTYIYRDGTLKTTIEGLEFKKYLFGIWIIDKPSHGCESLRRGMLGLQ; encoded by the coding sequence ATGAAAAAATTATTAATTACGCTACTATTGACCTTATCTTTAGCCCTGCCCTGTTATGCCATTACCAGCAATGGTGTCGATTTCCCTGACACTTTAAAAGCCGGTAAAACGAACATAATATTCAACGGCTCCGGCATTCGGACAAAGGCATTTTTAGATATGTACGTGGCAGCGCTGTATCTGACAAAAAAACAGAGCAACTATACCGCTATTTTGGAGGCCGATGAACCTATGGCCATAAGGATAAACATCGTTTCCCACCTCATCAGTTCCGGTACTTTTATCAGTGCAACCAGAGCCGGCTTTGAACGCACCACCAACGGAAACACGGCCCCCATAAAGACCAAAATCGATATGCTGTGCGACGCGTTTAAGGACAAGATAAAAAAAGGAAGTATCTTCGATTTGATCTATGTACCCGGTGAGGGAACTTATATCTATCGTGACGGCACACTGAAAACAACAATTGAAGGCCTTGAGTTCAAAAAATATCTTTTCGGAATATGGATCATCGATAAGCCCTCGCACGGATGCGAATCGCTCCGCCGAGGCATGCTGGGATTACAGTAA
- a CDS encoding potassium channel protein: MKISGSIIKKHKGENKLLIFTSKIKIALIILLTIFIIGTFGFHFIEGWSFVDSFYTTIATLSTVGYGDFSPETTAGKLFAVFVIIFGVGMMFYTLVLLAETFIEGRLRNLLGRGKVEKIIDKMHNHYIICGGGRIGFLICRELMAGKMPCVVIDNSPEVIQKAQDEGFICFKGDATQDKILIKAGIKRAKGVVCVLPSDAENLYVILTAKELNQQVYIISRSEEEESEHRLLRAGADRVMSPYTLGGVRMAMAILRPAMLDFIEITTRQQSLELRMEEVSVCKNSQFISKSLEDSGIRKRYGLIIVAVKKDSGKMIFNPMANYIIAEGDRLIAMGEDENVKQFSEECLA, from the coding sequence TTGAAAATTTCCGGATCAATTATAAAGAAGCATAAAGGAGAAAACAAACTTTTGATATTTACCAGTAAAATAAAAATCGCCCTCATAATTTTATTAACCATTTTTATAATTGGCACCTTCGGTTTTCATTTTATCGAAGGATGGAGTTTTGTTGATTCATTTTATACTACAATTGCTACTTTATCTACGGTGGGATATGGGGATTTCTCACCGGAAACAACGGCAGGCAAATTATTTGCGGTTTTCGTAATTATTTTTGGCGTGGGCATGATGTTTTATACATTGGTCCTTTTGGCGGAGACTTTTATTGAAGGGCGTCTGCGCAATCTATTGGGGAGGGGAAAAGTGGAAAAAATAATCGACAAAATGCATAATCATTATATAATATGCGGCGGCGGTCGTATAGGTTTTTTGATTTGCCGTGAATTAATGGCGGGGAAAATGCCGTGTGTGGTCATTGATAACAGTCCGGAGGTAATTCAAAAGGCTCAGGATGAGGGTTTTATTTGCTTCAAAGGAGATGCGACACAGGATAAAATATTGATTAAAGCTGGGATCAAACGAGCTAAAGGCGTTGTTTGTGTTTTACCTTCGGACGCGGAAAATCTTTACGTTATTTTGACGGCAAAAGAACTCAATCAACAAGTGTATATTATATCCCGCTCCGAGGAAGAAGAATCAGAGCACAGGCTTCTTAGAGCGGGGGCGGATAGGGTTATGTCGCCCTACACACTGGGCGGTGTCAGGATGGCTATGGCTATTTTGCGTCCGGCTATGCTGGACTTCATTGAAATTACCACCCGCCAGCAAAGTCTGGAATTGCGCATGGAAGAAGTTTCTGTCTGTAAAAACTCACAGTTTATTTCTAAATCACTGGAAGATTCAGGAATACGCAAGCGTTATGGACTGATAATTGTTGCCGTGAAAAAGGATTCCGGAAAGATGATTTTCAATCCTATGGCCAATTATATTATTGCCGAAGGCGACAGGTTAATCGCAATGGGTGAAGATGAAAATGTAAAACAGTTTTCTGAAGAGTGTCTGGCATAA